From Anopheles arabiensis isolate DONGOLA chromosome 3, AaraD3, whole genome shotgun sequence, a single genomic window includes:
- the LOC120900627 gene encoding alpha-N-acetylgalactosaminidase, with product MQTQRKSKGGTAMKRATMLLATVLCIGVLPACIFSLENGLARTPPMGWLSWERFRCNTDCEGDPENCISEHLFRTMADLVVSEGYAAVGYEYINVDDCWLEKSRGPRGELVADRRRFPSGMKALANYVHAKGLKFGIYEDYGNYTCAGYPGILGFSANDAAQFASWDVDYVKLDGCYSLPIDMDHGYPEFGRNLNATGRPMIYSCSWPVYQIYAGMNPNYSSIIQHCNLWRNYDDIQDSWASLESIIDYYGNNQDAIIPNAGPGHWNDPDMLIIGNFGLSYEQSKTQMALWAIMAAPLMMSVDLRTIRPEFKAILQNRKIIAVDQDPLGIQGRRIYKHKGIEIWSRPITPIYQTYYSYAIAFVNRRTDGTPSDVAVTLRELGLISPTGYRVEDLYEEVDYGVLSPQTKIKVKVNPSGVVILRADVQPERFSKRPYNPIFYRYPN from the exons ATGCAAACACAGCGCAAAAGTAAAGGAGGGACAGCGATGAAGCGCGCCACGATGCTGCTCGCCACCGTGCTGTGCATTGGCGTGCTGCCGGCTTGCATCTTCAGTCTCGAAAACGGACTCGCCAGGACGCCACCGATGGGATGGCTGTCGTGGGAGCGCTTCCGCTGCAATACGGACTGCGAGGGTGATCCGGAAAATTGTATCAG TGAGCACCTATTCCGTACGATGGCCGACCTGGTCGTGAGCGAAGGATATGCCGCCGTCGGCTACGAGTACATCAACGTGGACGACTGCTGGCTGGAGAAGTCGCGTGGACCGCGCGGTGAGCTGGTCGCCGACCGGCGTCGCTTCCCCAGTGGCATGAAGGCGCTGGCCAATTACGTCCACGCCAAGGGCCTTAAATTCGGCATCTACGAAGACTACGGCAACTACACGTGTGCCGGCTATCCGGGCATTCTGGGCTTCTCGGCGAACGATGCCGCCCAGTTCGCTTCCTGGGACGTGGACTACGTCAAGCTGGATGGGTGCTACTCGCTGCCGATCGACATGGACCATGGGTATCCGGAGTTTGGCCGCAATCTGAATGCCACCGGGCGCCCGATGATCTACTCCTGCAGCTGGCCAGTGTATCAGATCTACGCCGGCATGAAT CCCAACTACTCGTCCATCATTCAGCACTGCAATCTGTGGCGCAACTATGACGACATCCAGGACTCGTGGGCCTCGTTGGAGAGCATCATCGATTACTACGGCAACAATCAGGATGCCATCATCCCGAACGCTGGTCCAGGGCATTGGAACGATCCGGACATG TTGATCATCGGCAACTTCGGACTCAGCTACGAACAGTCCAAAACACAGATGGCGCTTTGGGCGATTATGGCTGCACCGCTGATGATGTCCGTTGATCTGCGCACGATTCGGCCCGAGTTTAAGGCGATTCTGCAGAACCGCAAAATTATTGCGGTCGATCAAGATCCGCTCGGCATCCAGGGGCGAAGAATCTATAAG CACAAGGGCATCGAGATCTGGTCCCGGCCGATCACACCGATCTACCAAACGTACTACTCGTACGCGATCGCCTTCGTCAACCGGCGAACGGACGGCACCCCGTCGGATGTGGCCGTGACCCTGCGCGAGCTGGGCCTCATTTCGCCCACGGGCTACAGGGTTGAG GACCTGTACGAGGAAGTCGACTACGGAGTGCTGAGCCCCCAGACCAAGATTAAGGTGAAGGTGAACCCATCGGGTGTGGTGATACTGCGGGCCGACGTTCAGCCGGAGCGTTTCTCCAAGAGACCGTACAATCCAATCTTCTATCGCTATCCTAACTAA